The Dunckerocampus dactyliophorus isolate RoL2022-P2 chromosome 1, RoL_Ddac_1.1, whole genome shotgun sequence genome has a segment encoding these proteins:
- the LOC129181943 gene encoding N-alpha-acetyltransferase 80, giving the protein MSKSGPLLTGDGPNVNLHFQKVSEGSLVQDEHIAKTQTNSEPAEKICVTPIHLRPDLLVPCADLVNAEWQRSQAARVHSLQKSCPDFPICLVLLMQGTGEAERLLGHARLSRVVGHSGSLFVESVVVSKEERGKGYGRTLMEETERYAKSRGFKRLCLTTHDKQHFYTHLGYTLSTPVQNTGAMASFVPMEMILRFSRVPNGGVSVQKQRDIEVEKGTILCPAPPPPSSAIPPPPPPLSFIPPPLGVSHVVQSLTETPYRDAKGVAIFWMHKDL; this is encoded by the exons AT GTCCAAGTCTGGACCGCTGCTGACTGGAGATGGCCCCAACGTGAATCTACATTTCCAGAAAGTCTCTGAAGGTTCACTGGTCCAAGATGAGCATATAGCAAAGACACAAACAAACTCTGAACCAGCAGAAAAGATCTGTGTTACTCCCATCCACCTGCGTCCGGATCTGCTGGTTCCCTGTGCAGACCTGGTCAATGCTGAGTGGCAGAGGAGCCAGGCCGCCCGCGTTCACTCCCTGCAAAAATCTTGCCCGGATTTCCCCATCTGCCTAGTGTTGCTCATGCAGGGTACTGGGGAGGCTGAGAGGCTGCTTGGGCATGCCCGCCTCTCAAGGGTCGTAGGTCATAGTGGTAGCCTGTTTGTGGAGTCTGTGGTGGTGTCCAAGGAGGAGAGAGGGAAAGGCTACGGACGAACTCTGATGGAGGAGACCGAGCGCTATGCCAAAAGCCGAGGGTTTAAACGCTTGTGCTTGACTACCCATGATAAGCAGCACTTCTACACCCACCTGGGGTACACGCTGTCCACGCCGGTGCAGAACACGGGTGCCATGGCGTCATTTGTTCCCATGGAGATGATTCTCAGGTTCTCCAGGGTACCAAATGGAGGTGTTAGCGTGCAGAAACAAAGGGATATTGAAGTCGAAAAAGGGACTATTCTATGTCCTGCTCCACCACCTCCTTCATCTGCTATacctcctccaccacctcctTTATCCTTCATCCCTCCTCCACTAGGCGTATCACATGTGGTTCAGTCTCTCACAGAAACCCCTTACAGAGACGCCAAGGGAGTGGCCATCTTCTGGATGCACAAAGACCTATGA